A stretch of Lysinibacillus agricola DNA encodes these proteins:
- the icd gene encoding NADP-dependent isocitrate dehydrogenase: MSNKIVVENGVLNVPNNPVIPFIEGDGIGPDIWAAASRVIDAAVEKAYNGEKKIEWLEVLAGEKAFNQTGEWLPQETLDKINEYLIAIKGPLTTPIGGGIRSLNVALRQQLDLYVCLRPVRHFDGVPSPVKRPEDVEMVIFRENTEDIYAGIEFESGSEQAQKIINFLQTEFGVNQIRFPETSGIGVKPVSKEGTERLVRSAIEYAIKHKRPSVTLVHKGNIMKFTEGGFKKWGYELAEKEFADQTFTWNQYDAIKAEQGEEAANKAQADALAAGKILVKDSIADIFLQQILTRPTEFDVVATMNLNGDYISDALAAQVGGIGIAPGANINYVTGHAIFEATHGTAPKYAGQDKVNPSSVLLSGVLMLEHLGWQEAADMVTKSVEKTISSKVVTYDFARLMDGAKEVKCSEFATELIKNL, encoded by the coding sequence ATGTCAAACAAAATTGTAGTTGAAAATGGCGTACTTAATGTACCAAACAATCCGGTGATTCCTTTCATCGAAGGTGACGGAATCGGTCCAGATATTTGGGCTGCAGCATCACGCGTAATCGACGCAGCAGTAGAAAAAGCTTACAACGGTGAAAAGAAAATCGAATGGTTAGAAGTTTTAGCTGGTGAAAAAGCATTCAACCAAACTGGTGAATGGTTACCACAAGAAACTTTAGACAAAATTAACGAATACTTAATCGCAATCAAAGGTCCTCTTACTACTCCAATCGGTGGTGGTATCCGCTCTCTAAACGTAGCATTACGTCAACAGCTTGACCTATATGTATGCTTACGTCCAGTACGTCACTTTGATGGAGTACCTTCTCCAGTTAAACGCCCAGAAGACGTTGAAATGGTTATCTTCCGCGAAAACACAGAAGACATCTACGCTGGTATTGAATTCGAATCTGGTTCAGAACAAGCACAAAAAATCATCAACTTCCTACAAACTGAATTTGGTGTTAATCAAATCCGCTTCCCAGAAACTTCTGGTATCGGTGTAAAACCTGTATCTAAAGAAGGTACTGAGCGTTTAGTACGTTCTGCTATCGAATATGCAATTAAACATAAACGCCCATCTGTTACTTTAGTACACAAAGGTAACATCATGAAATTCACTGAAGGTGGATTCAAAAAATGGGGTTATGAATTAGCTGAAAAAGAATTTGCTGATCAAACTTTCACTTGGAATCAATATGATGCAATTAAAGCTGAACAAGGTGAAGAAGCAGCAAACAAAGCGCAAGCTGACGCTTTAGCAGCTGGTAAAATCTTAGTTAAAGATTCTATCGCTGATATCTTCTTACAACAAATCTTAACTCGTCCAACTGAGTTCGATGTAGTAGCTACAATGAACTTAAACGGTGACTATATTTCTGACGCATTAGCTGCACAAGTTGGTGGTATCGGTATCGCTCCAGGCGCAAACATTAACTATGTAACTGGACACGCGATCTTCGAAGCTACTCACGGTACAGCTCCAAAATATGCTGGTCAAGATAAAGTAAACCCATCTTCAGTATTACTTTCAGGTGTATTAATGCTTGAACACTTAGGATGGCAAGAAGCAGCTGACATGGTTACTAAATCTGTAGAGAAAACAATTTCTTCTAAAGTTGTAACTTACGACTTCGCTCGTTTAATGGACGGCGCTAAAGAAGTAAAATGTTCAGAATTCGCTACTGAATTAATCAAAAACCTATAA
- the citZ gene encoding citrate synthase, protein MSATKGLEGIVAAESKISSIIDDTLTYVGYNIDDLAENASFEEVIYLLWHTRLPKADELAELKQQLADNMSIPQAIVDQFKTYPLSTVHPMAALRTAVSLLGVFDDEADVMDPEANYRKAIRLQAKIATVVTAFARVRKGLEPVAPKPELGYAANFLYMLKGEEPAAIEVEAFDKALVLHADHELNASTFTARVCVATLSDVYSGVTAAIGALKGPLHGGANEQVMKMLTEIGSLENVESYIQNKLDNKEKIMGFGHRVYRKGDPRAPHLRVMSQKLTELTGKPELYEMSVKIHDMIVEQKKLPANVDFFSASVYDSLGIDHDLFTPIFAVSRTSGWVAHILEQYANNRLIRPRAEYVGPGMQKYIPVSER, encoded by the coding sequence ATGTCAGCAACTAAAGGTTTAGAAGGTATCGTAGCAGCGGAATCTAAAATCAGCTCAATCATCGATGACACACTTACATATGTTGGTTACAACATTGATGATTTAGCAGAGAATGCGTCATTTGAAGAGGTAATTTATTTATTATGGCATACTCGTTTACCAAAAGCGGACGAGTTAGCTGAATTAAAACAACAATTGGCGGACAACATGTCTATTCCGCAAGCAATTGTAGACCAATTCAAAACGTACCCACTTTCAACTGTACATCCAATGGCTGCACTACGTACTGCAGTATCTTTACTTGGTGTATTCGATGACGAAGCGGATGTTATGGATCCAGAAGCTAACTACCGTAAAGCTATCCGTTTACAAGCTAAGATTGCTACAGTAGTTACTGCATTTGCGCGTGTTCGTAAAGGTTTAGAGCCAGTTGCACCAAAACCAGAATTAGGATATGCAGCAAACTTCTTATACATGCTTAAAGGTGAAGAACCAGCAGCAATTGAAGTTGAAGCATTCGACAAAGCATTAGTATTACATGCTGACCACGAATTAAATGCATCTACATTCACAGCACGTGTATGTGTAGCTACATTATCAGATGTTTATTCTGGTGTAACTGCAGCTATCGGTGCATTAAAAGGACCACTTCATGGTGGTGCAAACGAGCAAGTTATGAAAATGTTAACTGAAATTGGCTCACTTGAAAACGTTGAATCTTATATTCAAAATAAATTAGACAACAAAGAAAAAATCATGGGCTTCGGTCACCGCGTATACCGCAAAGGCGACCCACGTGCACCACACTTACGTGTAATGTCACAAAAATTAACTGAGTTAACTGGTAAACCAGAGCTTTATGAAATGTCAGTTAAAATCCATGACATGATCGTAGAACAAAAGAAATTACCTGCAAACGTAGACTTCTTCTCTGCGTCAGTGTATGATTCTTTAGGTATTGATCATGACCTATTCACACCAATTTTCGCAGTATCACGTACTTCTGGTTGGGTAGCTCATATTCTAGAGCAATATGCTAACAACCGCCTAATCCGTCCACGTGCAGAGTATGTTGGACCAGGTATGCAAAAATATATTCCAGTCAGCGAGCGCTAA